One genomic region from Myripristis murdjan chromosome 7, fMyrMur1.1, whole genome shotgun sequence encodes:
- the ccdc187 gene encoding coiled-coil domain-containing protein 187 isoform X2, with amino-acid sequence MAELEVDQSHLPRVQEVCQCFAVLEDGVLAHSLQEQEIEHYYSSNIQKNQLVQNDIRMAKRLQDEEDEQRAHQRSLLRQASRQLEEQDSEYARVIQEELQKCAEEACRREQEDEEMAKKIQEEEEQRLRRRSRGQDSLSDGAELQLEPEGAYLDMGELRQVLQDEELARRLQEEEDRLLRRSPQPSPHTSYPEGDFRMAQVAQDEEIARFMQKQEIKSKRRSRELEGPASWREHREMISHHDRRAARERQVQRERLDSEGLPSPTEDLSLENQPPSPFSTIPQAQQIRNIAEELDPTFKARRQGSESLRVGQTGPACQSLPIPHSGLHDLLEEPTFIPPTKRQCDKSGRTKPKEKKENCKQQ; translated from the exons TGTGCcagtgttttgctgtgctgGAGGATGGAGTGTTGGCACACAGCCTGCAGGAACAGGAGA TTGAACATTACTACAGCAGCAACATCCAGAAGAACCAGCTGGTGCAGAATGACATCCGCatggccaagaggctgcaggatgaggaggacgagCAGCGGGCCCACCAGAGATCCCTGCTCAGACAAGCCTCCAGACAACT agaggagcaggactCGGAGTACGCCCGTGTGATCCAAGAGGAGCTCCAGAAGTGTGCTGAGGAGGCCTGCAGGAGGGAGCAGGAGGATGAG GAAATGGCTAAAAAAAtccaggaagaagaggaacagaggcttaggaggaggagcagagggcagGACAGCCTCAGTGACG GAGCTGAATTGCAGCTTGAGCCAGAAGGGGCGTATCTGGACATGGGCGAGCTGCGGCAGGTCCTACAGGATGAGGAACTGGCCCGCAGGctgcaagaggaagaggacaggCTGTTGAGAAGG AGCCCACAGCCTTCTCCGCATACTTCTTACCCAGAAGGAGATTTCAGAATGGCGCAGGTGGCCCAAGATGAG GAAATTGCACGATTTATGCAGAAGCAGGAAATAAAGTCAAAGCGTAGGTCTCGTGAGCTGGAAGGACCTGCATCATGGCGTGAACACAGAGAGATGATCAGTCACCATGACAGGAGAgctgccagagagagacag GTCCAACGGGAGCGACTGGACTCAGAGGGCCTTCCCTCCCCCACTGAGGACTTGTCTCTAGAGAACCAGCCACCCAGCCCTTTCTCCACCATACC ACAAGCCCAGCAGATCAGAAACATTGCTGAGGAGCTGGACCCAACCTTCAAAGCCAGGAGGCAAGGCAGCGAGAGCCTCAGAGTGGGACAAACAG GCCCAGCCTGCCAGTCACTTCCCATTCCACATTCGGGCTTACATGATCTCCTTGAGGAGCCAACCTTCATCCCACCTACTAAGCGGCAATGCGACAAATCAGGACGCACCAAACccaaagagaagaaggagaactGTAAGCAGCAGTAA
- the dvl1a gene encoding segment polarity protein dishevelled homolog DVL-1 isoform X3: MSTFWAERAMGTTTLLECFGCSGRTRSQPRRLHFTRPFQPIRCYPETAPPPCQFPRINGHSKSERTARDSAMGYDSASVMSSELESSSFVDSEEDEDASRLSSSTEQSSSSQLMRRHKRRRRRHKVAKIDRSSSFSSITDSTMSLNIITVTLNMEKYNFLGISIVGQSNDRGDGGIYIGSIMKGGAVAADGRIEPGDMLLQVNDVNFENMSNDDAVRILREIVSKTGPISLTVAKCWDPSPRSYFTIPRAEPVRPIDPAAWISHTTALTGPYPHYEFDDLPLSASKTDMATIVKVMQLPDSGLEIRDRMWLKITIANAVIGADVVDWLYSRVEGFKDRRDARKYASSLLKHGYLRHTVNKITFSEQCYYTFGDLCQNMASLNLNEGSSGGGSEQDTLAPLPPTSNPWPLGGQPFPYPPFPSAPPSFPPGYSDPCHSFHSGSAGSQHSEGSRSSGSNPSAGKGRRSSPQEKGHRSTCSESEPGVRGGRRGDRSASQMSHHSHALSSHSHARSSFSHTQSHRSHSLSQNSHASFTYNHAPFTQPGPGSCAHSERSHASSYGPPGLPPPYCLARLAPKASVSSSTPPGAPPGRELAAIPPELTASRQSFQHAMGNPCEFFVDIM, encoded by the exons ATGAGCACCTTTTGGGCGGAGCGAGCCATGGGAACTACCACATTGCTGGAATGTTTTGGTTGCTCCGGGCGAACACGCTCTCAGCCACGCCGTCTTCACTTTACCAGACCATTCCAGCCAATCCGCTGCTACCCTGAGACAGCGCCACCTCCTTGCCaat TTCCTCGCATCAATGGTCACTCGAAATCAGAGCGCACAGCGAGGGACTCAGCCATGGGTTACGACAGCGCCTCAGTGATGAGCAGCGAGCTGGAATCCAGCTCCTTCGTCGACAgcgaggaggatgaggatgccAGCAG ACTCAGTAGCTCCACAGAACAGAGTTCCTCCTCCCAGCTGATGCGCAGACACAAAAGGCGTCGGCGGAGGCATAAAGTGGCCAAAATAGACCGG TCCTCGTCCTTCAGCAGTATCACAGACTCCACCATGAGCCTCAACATCATCACTGTCACGCTCAACATGG AGAAATACAACTTCCTGGGTATCAGTATTGTTGGTCAGAGTAATGACCGGGGAGATGGAGGCATCTATATTGGCTCTATCATGAAGGGAGGAGCTGTGGCTGCTGATGGCAGAATAGAGCCCGGGGACATGCTCCTCCAG GTGAATGATGTGAACTTTGAGAACATGAGCAACGATGACGCAGTGAGGATCCTCAGAGAGATCGTGTCCAAAACTGG TCCTATTAGTCTTACAGTTGCCAAGTGCTGGGACCCGTCCCCACGAAGCTACTTCACCATCCCTcgtg ctgaGCCCGTGAGGCCTATTGACCCTGCAGCCTGGATCTCCCACACCACCGCTCTGACAGGACCTTACCCGCACTACG AATTCGATGACCTGCCTCTGTCTGCGAGTAAGACAGACATGGCAACCATCGTCAAGGTGATGCAACTTCCTGACTCCGGTCTAGAGATTCGAGACAGGATGTGGCTGAAGATCACCATCGCCAATGCTGTTATTG GTGCAGACGTGGTGGATTGGCTGTACTCCAGAGTAGAGGGATTCAAGGACCGGCGGGATGCGCGGAAGTACGCGAGCAGTCTACTGAAGCATGGCTACCTGCGACACACCGTCAACAAAATCACCTTCTCTGAGCAGTGCTACTACACCTTCGGGGACCTGTGCCAAA ACATGGCATCGCTCAACCTGAATGAGGGCTCCAGTGGTGGAGGCTCCGAGCAGGACACTCTGGCACCGCTCCCTCCCACCAGCAACCCCTGGCCCCTGGGCGGGCAGCCATTCCCTTACCCCCCTTTTCCCTCTGCACCCCCCAGCTTCCCGCCAGGATATTCAGACCCGTGCCACAGTTTCCACAGCGGGAGCGCAGGCAGCCAGCACAGCGAGG GAAGCCGAAGCAGTGGATCCAACCCTAGCGCAGGGAAAGGCAGACGCTCCTCCCCGCAGGAGAAGGGCCACAGGTCGACATGCAGCGAATCAGAGCCAGGCGTCCGTGGAGGGAGGCGCGGTGATCGGTCTGCCAGCCAGATGAGCCATCACAGCCATGCTCTCTCCAGTCACAGCCATGCCCGGTCAAGTTTCAGTCACACTCAGTCTCACAGGAGCCACTCCCTCTCACAGAACAGCCATGCCTCCTTCACCTACAACCACGCCCCCTTCACCCAGCCGGGGCCTGGCTCCTGCGCCCACAGCGAGCGAAGCCATGCCTCCTCTTATGGCCCCCCAGGCCTGCCCCCTCCTTATTGTCTGGCCCGTCTGGCCCCCAAGGcctcagtcagcagcagcaCGCCCCCCGGAGCCCCTCCTGGGAGAGAGCTAGCAGCCATTCCCCCTGAGCTCACCGCCAGTCGCCAGTCCTTCCAGCACGCTATGGGCAATCCCTGTGAGTTCTTCGTTGACATCATGTGA
- the ccdc187 gene encoding coiled-coil domain-containing protein 187 isoform X1: MAELEVDQSHLPRVQEVCQCFAVLEDGVLAHSLQEQEIEHYYSSNIQKNQLVQNDIRMAKRLQDEEDEQRAHQRSLLRQASRQLEEQDSEYARVIQEELQKCAEEACRREQEDEEMAKKIQEEEEQRLRRRSRGQDSLSDGSTSGPALPSSHHQTLSSPHQGEGQPSIYPSTATRWQCATSHSHSDFSGPQAESPRGEAAQRNTTPWSNEGHADSVRQIRNELREPLSEDSEDSDTVFSEQLSVWPQRLDKRLNTAPCRRRASLHQPQERNYRSLQSHSSFREESHRCWAQDRGEWDEDYEYEYLKERRPRNREWQSNHREEYEDWHRNRNHERDSGLREKRCSRSQSVQLRNRDRHSERDAARNWSYRDNPDKHVHFQDDPRRCNVSSADSSRVWEMLGQVLRERGVAVRHGIQGAPLQVRPQSRDSQVLYGSEASYGDGQAHQGVFQRAASTRRSYHGDIRERRRLSNGEISERDYRGGQERHHDSPANVENDGVEVNDEWSRYSGFANRERGGSRRWRGVRSTQDNDRREEDVNYDHDGRSRRSRSQRWHRHKETEEKLSSEEELEVERRVEQPRRRVPQRNQSLSSTGAATRDRSRHTTAGAELQLEPEGAYLDMGELRQVLQDEELARRLQEEEDRLLRRSPQPSPHTSYPEGDFRMAQVAQDEEIARFMQKQEIKSKRRSRELEGPASWREHREMISHHDRRAARERQVQRERLDSEGLPSPTEDLSLENQPPSPFSTIPQAQQIRNIAEELDPTFKARRQGSESLRVGQTGPACQSLPIPHSGLHDLLEEPTFIPPTKRQCDKSGRTKPKEKKENCKQQ, translated from the exons TGTGCcagtgttttgctgtgctgGAGGATGGAGTGTTGGCACACAGCCTGCAGGAACAGGAGA TTGAACATTACTACAGCAGCAACATCCAGAAGAACCAGCTGGTGCAGAATGACATCCGCatggccaagaggctgcaggatgaggaggacgagCAGCGGGCCCACCAGAGATCCCTGCTCAGACAAGCCTCCAGACAACT agaggagcaggactCGGAGTACGCCCGTGTGATCCAAGAGGAGCTCCAGAAGTGTGCTGAGGAGGCCTGCAGGAGGGAGCAGGAGGATGAG GAAATGGCTAAAAAAAtccaggaagaagaggaacagaggcttaggaggaggagcagagggcagGACAGCCTCAGTGACG GCAGCACCAGTGGTCCTGCTCTACCATCCTCACACCACCAAACACTCAGCAGCCCTCACCAAGGAGAGGGGCAGCCATCTATCTACCCATCTACTGCCACCAGGTGGCAGTGTGCTACTTCTCACTCCCATTCAGACTTCAGTGGGCCTCAGGCTGAGTCCCCCAGGGGGGAAGCAGCTCAGAGAAACACAACTCCATGGTCAAATGAAGGACACGCAGATTCTGTTAGGCAAATCAGGAATGAATTGAGAGAGCCTTTGAGTGAGGACTCAGAGGACTCGGACACAGTTTTCTCTGAACAGCTCTCTGTCTGGCCCCAGCGACTGGATAAAAGACTCAACACTGCACCTTGTCGACGCCGGGCATCTTTACATCAGCCACAAGAGAGAAACTACAGAAGTCTTCAGTCTCACAGCAGCTTCAGAGAGGAGAGCCATAGATGCTGGGCACAGGACAGAGGAGAATGGGATGAGGACTATGAATATGAATACCTGAAGGAGAGGAGGCCGAGAAACAGGGAATGGCAAAGCAATCATAGAGAGGAGTATGAGGATTGGCACAGGAACAGGAATCATGAGAGGGACTCTGGGTTAAGAGAAAAGCGATGTAGCCGCAGTCAGTCTGTTCAGCTCCGGAACAGGGATAGGCACAGCGAGAGAGACGCAGCAAGGAACTGGAGCTACAGGGATAACCCTGACaaacatgtacattttcagGATGACCCCAGGAGATGTAATGTCAGCTCCGCTGACAGCAGCCGGGTGTGGGAGATGCTGGGCCAGGTCCTCAGAGAGAGGGGTGTGGCGGTGAGGCATGGCATCCAGGGGGCGCCATTGCAAGTGAGGCCTCAAAGCAGAGACAGCCAGGTGCTTTATGGGAGTGAGGCCTCATATGGAGATGGCCAAGCACATCAGGGGGTCTTCCAGAGAGCTGCCAGCACCAGGCGcagttaccatggagatatcagggagaggaggagattgtCAAATGGAGAGATCAGTGAGAGGGATTATAGAGGAGGCCAAGAGAGGCACCATGACAGCCCAGCTAATGTGGAAAATGATGGAGTAGAGGTTAATGACGAGTGGAGCAGATATTCAGGTTTTGCTAATAGAGAAAGGGGAGGCAGTAGAAGATGGAGAGGGGTGAGATCAACTCAGGATaatgacaggagagaggaggatgtaAATTACGATCATGATGGCAGgtccaggaggagcaggagccaGCGCTGGCATAGGCAcaaggaaacagaagaaaagttgAGCTCAGAGGAGGAGTTGGAAGTGGAGAGGAGGGTAGAGCAGCCACGTCGGAGAGTGCCACAGCGTAACCAAAGCCTCAGCAGCACCGGGGCTGCAACCAGGGATAGGTCAAGGCACACGACAGCAG GAGCTGAATTGCAGCTTGAGCCAGAAGGGGCGTATCTGGACATGGGCGAGCTGCGGCAGGTCCTACAGGATGAGGAACTGGCCCGCAGGctgcaagaggaagaggacaggCTGTTGAGAAGG AGCCCACAGCCTTCTCCGCATACTTCTTACCCAGAAGGAGATTTCAGAATGGCGCAGGTGGCCCAAGATGAG GAAATTGCACGATTTATGCAGAAGCAGGAAATAAAGTCAAAGCGTAGGTCTCGTGAGCTGGAAGGACCTGCATCATGGCGTGAACACAGAGAGATGATCAGTCACCATGACAGGAGAgctgccagagagagacag GTCCAACGGGAGCGACTGGACTCAGAGGGCCTTCCCTCCCCCACTGAGGACTTGTCTCTAGAGAACCAGCCACCCAGCCCTTTCTCCACCATACC ACAAGCCCAGCAGATCAGAAACATTGCTGAGGAGCTGGACCCAACCTTCAAAGCCAGGAGGCAAGGCAGCGAGAGCCTCAGAGTGGGACAAACAG GCCCAGCCTGCCAGTCACTTCCCATTCCACATTCGGGCTTACATGATCTCCTTGAGGAGCCAACCTTCATCCCACCTACTAAGCGGCAATGCGACAAATCAGGACGCACCAAACccaaagagaagaaggagaactGTAAGCAGCAGTAA
- the tnfrsf9a gene encoding tumor necrosis factor receptor superfamily member 9a yields the protein MSMILWAIGLSLLIQGCVSSAGDSDKGCMRWSPKGQTDVCCDMCHPGNRIFNRCGQDPKQLCVPCEEGTFTTEPRVYSCSRCSDCTGAQVVKKACTSTSDTVCGCQDGLQCGDATCSFCVTTCGKGEEPVQRSCRPCANGTFNDKIHEKCKPWRTSCPHPDQHLIGGDAVSDRMCSTGNVTPPGVRPVTKQEDQTDLSMGLVAGIVVCICIILIIISLTMMVKMKIKRKKSAKEPKKTPVIRTPTDDPRTLIAIECSFHEAQQEQGSSTESLASKDSKNPLIA from the exons ATGTCTATGATCCTGTGGGCGATAggtctctctctgctcatacAGGGCTGTGTGAGCAGTGCTGGAGACAGTGATAAAGGCTGCATGCGATGGAGCCCAAAGGGACAGACAGATGTTTGCTGCGATATGTGCCATCCAG GGAATCGTATTTTCAATCGCTGTGGCCAAGATCCCAAACAGCTTTGTGTTCCATGCGAAGAAGGGACCTTCACAACTGAACCTCGAGTTTACTCTTGTTCCAGGTGTTCTGACTGCACAG gtgCTCAAGTTGTTAAGAAAGCATGTACAAGCACATCTGACACGGTGTGTGGCTGCCAAGACGGACTCCAGTGTGGTGATGCCACCTGTTCATTCTGTGTCACGACGTGTGGAAAAGGCGAAGAACCAGTGCAAC GTTCTTGCCGACCATGTGCAAATGGAACTTTCAATGACAAAATTCACGAGAAGTGTAAACCTTGGAGAACCAG CTGCCCACATCCAGATCAGCACCTCATCGGTGGGGATGCAGTGAGTGACAGGATGTGTAGCACTGGTAACGTAACCCCCCCAGGAGTCAGACCGGTCACAAAACAGGAAG ATCAAACAGACCTTTCAATGGGACTGGTCGCTGGGATTGTGGTCTGCATCTGCATCATTTTGATAATTATTAGCCTCACCATGATggtcaaaatgaaaattaaaaggaAGAAGTCTGCAAAGGAACCCAAAAAAACACCTGTCATCCGAACTCCCACAG ATGACCCCCGGACTCTGATAGCCATAGAGTGCAGTTTCCATGAAGCCCAGCAAGAACAGGGTAGCAGCACGGAGTCCTTGGCATCCAAAGACTCCAAAAATCCACTCATTGCATGA